One part of the Xylanimonas allomyrinae genome encodes these proteins:
- a CDS encoding GtrA family protein encodes MPDGATPLRRSRTASIIQSRLTRFAVVGGGAALLEFAVFAGLIAVGTWPALASLLSFAVGMTSSFVGYRRWTFSGDQALPMFSQFGAYLALAVVNAVVSATLVQVMVNVGLDARLAKVVMMAAVACWNFAILDRLVFRRDLPKP; translated from the coding sequence GTGCCTGACGGCGCGACTCCGCTCCGTCGCTCCAGAACTGCTTCGATCATCCAGAGCAGGCTGACGCGGTTTGCCGTCGTCGGCGGCGGGGCAGCGCTGCTTGAGTTTGCCGTGTTTGCTGGACTCATCGCGGTCGGCACATGGCCTGCGCTGGCGAGCCTGTTGAGTTTCGCAGTCGGAATGACTTCAAGCTTTGTCGGCTACCGCCGGTGGACCTTCTCCGGAGATCAAGCCCTGCCGATGTTCAGCCAGTTCGGCGCGTACCTTGCCTTGGCCGTGGTCAACGCTGTGGTGTCAGCGACTCTGGTCCAGGTCATGGTCAACGTCGGCCTGGACGCCCGCCTTGCAAAGGTGGTCATGATGGCCGCGGTCGCGTGCTGGAACTTCGCGATCCTGGACCGTCTGGTGTTCCGTCGCGATCTCCCGAAACCGTGA
- a CDS encoding FkbM family methyltransferase: protein MPQPPLTSYAQNREDVVLWRALGTLKSGRYVEVGANHPEQDSVSKSFYDHGWHGITIDPVEDFVAMHRERRPHDVQLAAAITARPVDSVTLHAVPGTGLSTLVDSVSEKASRDGYQPVDVTVPARRLDSVLEEAGWAGTDIHFLLIDVEGAEADVLASIDLSVWRPWVLVIEATDPRSTTPTHEAWEPALLAAGYEFCLFDGLSRFYVSTEHADLKPTLSYPACPLDSFEIAGAAERRAAEIVEKEQEIESLTRQLVHWRSTALRGWADALAASAVGAANAANAADAGAAAELAAIRQTVSWRVTAPLRGALRVARRVRR, encoded by the coding sequence ATGCCTCAGCCCCCCCTTACCTCGTACGCACAGAACCGTGAGGACGTCGTCCTCTGGCGTGCGCTCGGCACCCTGAAGTCAGGCCGGTACGTCGAGGTCGGGGCGAATCACCCGGAGCAGGACTCCGTCAGCAAGTCGTTCTACGACCACGGCTGGCACGGCATCACGATCGACCCGGTGGAGGACTTCGTCGCGATGCACCGCGAGCGGCGGCCGCACGACGTACAGCTCGCCGCTGCGATCACCGCGCGCCCCGTGGACTCCGTGACCCTCCACGCCGTCCCCGGAACCGGCCTTTCCACCCTGGTCGACTCCGTGTCGGAGAAGGCCTCGCGCGACGGCTACCAGCCCGTCGACGTGACGGTGCCCGCGCGCCGCCTCGACTCCGTGCTCGAGGAGGCGGGGTGGGCCGGGACCGACATCCACTTCCTGCTGATCGACGTCGAGGGCGCCGAGGCCGACGTGCTCGCCAGCATCGACCTTTCCGTCTGGCGTCCTTGGGTCCTGGTGATCGAGGCGACCGATCCTCGCTCGACGACGCCGACGCACGAGGCGTGGGAGCCGGCGTTGCTGGCAGCCGGCTACGAGTTCTGCCTCTTCGACGGGCTGTCCCGGTTCTACGTTTCCACCGAGCACGCGGATCTGAAGCCCACCCTGAGCTATCCCGCCTGCCCCCTCGACTCCTTCGAGATCGCCGGAGCCGCGGAACGGCGTGCGGCTGAGATCGTCGAGAAGGAGCAGGAGATCGAGTCGCTGACCCGGCAGCTGGTCCACTGGCGCTCGACCGCGCTCCGCGGCTGGGCCGATGCTCTTGCCGCGTCCGCCGTAGGCGCGGCGAACGCGGCGAACGCGGCGGACGCTGGCGCAGCGGCAGAGCTCGCCGCGATCCGCCAGACCGTGTCGTGGCGGGTCACAGCACCTCTGCGTGGTGCGCTGCGCGTCGCGCGGCGGGTGCGGCGGTGA
- a CDS encoding glycosyltransferase, giving the protein MTAVSDAQRHLSARVLAALDARVVEASRVVLPPSVVESALEEPAGTVTAVLLPQLVAAARRPNGQPEAWLLFVALLGRFPTTAEFLRVMRAVELEPPDIMATTLLAQALGSRGPYMDRGMRVVTDRPVVEVAYSAMHDHHSGIQRVVRETVPRWAAAHPLELVAWTTTGDAFRTLTPREQGRVLEWTGPIDDPTVDAAFPYELVVPFRTDVLLPDVPVAAQAPTLAAVARFSGNRLGHVGYDLIPMTSADLRPDGEASATASQFSVVKHSHRVACISGSAASEFSGLVQALPTQGLVGPEVRTVLLPAVGAPLPASGGSRRQSTRPVILVTGTREPHKNQRTVLHAAERLWREGLDFEVRQAGGEGWSDRDYAPAVERLIAARRPLTLLGRVSEQTLWDEMRAADAVAFISLHEGYGLPIAEALSVGTPVITTNFGSQAEVAAEGGCLLVDPRDDDDVTAALRRIVTEPALRASLAAEAVQRPVRTWDDYASALWAFLVDGVTTEGGQR; this is encoded by the coding sequence GTGACGGCCGTTTCGGACGCCCAGAGGCACCTCTCGGCACGGGTCCTGGCCGCGCTCGATGCTCGCGTCGTCGAGGCGTCGCGGGTCGTTCTCCCGCCGTCGGTCGTCGAGTCGGCGCTCGAAGAACCCGCGGGCACCGTGACTGCGGTCCTGCTGCCGCAGCTCGTCGCCGCGGCACGCCGGCCGAACGGGCAGCCGGAGGCGTGGCTCCTCTTCGTCGCGCTCCTCGGCCGGTTCCCGACAACCGCGGAGTTCCTGCGGGTCATGCGCGCCGTCGAGCTTGAGCCGCCCGACATCATGGCGACGACGCTCCTCGCCCAGGCGCTTGGCTCGCGCGGCCCGTACATGGACCGCGGCATGCGCGTCGTCACGGACCGCCCGGTCGTGGAGGTCGCGTACTCGGCGATGCACGATCATCACAGCGGCATCCAGCGCGTCGTCCGGGAGACCGTCCCGCGGTGGGCCGCGGCACACCCGCTCGAGCTCGTCGCGTGGACCACGACAGGGGACGCGTTCCGCACTCTGACTCCGCGGGAGCAGGGCCGGGTCCTCGAGTGGACGGGACCGATCGACGACCCGACCGTTGACGCGGCCTTTCCATACGAGCTCGTCGTGCCGTTTCGCACCGACGTCCTGCTTCCCGACGTCCCCGTGGCGGCCCAGGCGCCCACCCTCGCGGCCGTGGCCCGGTTCAGCGGCAACCGCCTCGGCCACGTCGGCTACGACCTGATCCCGATGACCAGCGCAGACCTGCGCCCTGACGGTGAGGCGAGTGCGACCGCCTCCCAGTTCTCCGTGGTCAAGCACTCGCACCGTGTGGCATGCATCTCGGGCTCGGCGGCCTCGGAGTTCTCCGGGCTGGTCCAGGCCTTGCCCACCCAGGGGCTCGTCGGGCCGGAGGTTCGCACGGTGCTGCTGCCCGCGGTGGGTGCGCCGCTCCCCGCGAGCGGCGGTTCCCGCCGACAGTCGACCCGACCCGTCATCCTCGTGACGGGCACCCGCGAACCGCACAAGAACCAGCGCACCGTGCTCCATGCTGCCGAACGGCTGTGGCGTGAGGGGCTCGACTTCGAGGTGCGGCAGGCGGGCGGCGAAGGCTGGAGCGACCGGGACTACGCCCCGGCAGTCGAGCGCCTCATCGCGGCGCGTCGCCCGCTCACGCTCCTTGGCCGCGTGTCGGAGCAGACCCTCTGGGACGAGATGCGGGCAGCGGACGCCGTCGCCTTCATCTCGCTGCACGAAGGCTACGGACTCCCCATCGCGGAGGCACTGTCGGTCGGCACGCCCGTGATCACGACGAACTTCGGCAGCCAGGCCGAGGTCGCCGCCGAGGGTGGCTGCCTCCTGGTCGACCCACGCGACGACGACGACGTCACGGCGGCCCTGCGCCGCATCGTGACGGAGCCGGCACTGCGTGCGTCGCTCGCCGCAGAGGCAGTCCAGCGACCCGTACGGACCTGGGACGACTACGCCTCGGCACTGTGGGCGTTCCTCGTCGACGGCGTCACCACGGAAGGAGGCCAGCGATGA
- a CDS encoding glycosyltransferase family 4 protein, which yields MTRSHRTAGVRLDRTVLAPRLATLAATLGRPSPAVDDPGEAVSRLVDASDRAEVWLALAVLSGRLPDESTVVETVRAAEFDPTALLAAAEAEATDLSVARTVRVESERVLVDVAHTASTTLMTGIQRVVRETVRRWQRDHDVLTVSWTAEWDALRTLTPAEADRIAHAKAADEDETVRGTQEIVVPWRSRYVLPEVALDTPRVARMRALARFSGNAFAAIGYDLIPLTTGETTAPAMPGAFAGATTVMRYAEHVTPISEASAVEYRGWRTTLAATGIQGPRITAVELPVESVAVSDAAMEATAERLLVGGLPMVLVVGSHEPRKNHLAVLHAAEVLWREGQRFSLTFVGGNSWGSEEFSAQLLDLQRADRPVESISKVSEDLLWAAYRLARFTVFPSFNEGFGLPVAESLSVGTPAITSDFGSMAEIAALGGALTVDPRSDVSIRDAMRRLLADDDLRARLSEAALGRPRRSWDEYAKGVWAHLGTAPTTSDSGS from the coding sequence ATGACCCGGAGCCACCGCACGGCGGGGGTGAGACTCGACCGCACCGTCCTCGCACCGCGTCTCGCGACCCTGGCGGCCACGCTCGGCAGACCTTCCCCTGCCGTGGACGACCCCGGCGAGGCCGTCAGCCGGCTTGTCGACGCATCCGACCGCGCGGAGGTCTGGCTCGCGCTCGCGGTGCTCAGCGGACGGCTCCCCGACGAGTCGACGGTCGTCGAGACGGTGCGCGCCGCCGAGTTCGACCCCACCGCACTGCTCGCCGCCGCAGAGGCCGAGGCGACCGATCTCAGCGTCGCAAGGACGGTCCGCGTGGAGAGCGAGCGCGTCCTGGTCGACGTCGCCCACACGGCGAGCACCACGCTCATGACGGGGATCCAGCGCGTCGTCCGGGAGACCGTGCGGCGCTGGCAACGCGACCACGACGTCCTGACGGTCTCCTGGACCGCCGAGTGGGACGCGCTGCGAACGCTGACCCCGGCCGAGGCAGACCGCATCGCTCACGCGAAAGCTGCCGACGAGGACGAGACCGTCAGGGGCACGCAAGAGATCGTGGTGCCCTGGCGGTCGCGCTACGTCCTGCCCGAGGTCGCGCTCGACACTCCGCGCGTTGCACGGATGCGAGCGCTCGCGCGATTCTCAGGCAATGCCTTCGCCGCGATCGGCTACGACCTCATCCCGCTGACGACAGGCGAGACCACGGCTCCGGCCATGCCGGGCGCCTTCGCCGGCGCGACGACGGTGATGCGGTACGCCGAGCATGTCACGCCCATCTCGGAGGCCTCCGCGGTCGAGTACCGCGGCTGGCGCACGACGCTCGCCGCCACTGGCATCCAGGGCCCGCGGATCACCGCCGTCGAGCTCCCTGTCGAGTCGGTCGCGGTGTCCGACGCGGCGATGGAGGCCACCGCCGAGCGGCTGCTGGTCGGCGGGCTGCCGATGGTGCTCGTCGTCGGCAGCCACGAGCCACGGAAGAACCATCTCGCCGTGCTGCACGCCGCCGAGGTGCTGTGGCGAGAAGGCCAGAGGTTCTCCTTGACGTTCGTCGGCGGGAACTCGTGGGGTAGCGAGGAGTTCTCGGCGCAGCTCCTCGATCTCCAGCGCGCGGACCGCCCCGTCGAGTCGATCTCGAAGGTCTCCGAGGACCTGCTCTGGGCGGCCTACCGCCTCGCCCGGTTCACGGTCTTTCCGTCGTTCAACGAGGGTTTCGGGCTGCCCGTGGCCGAGTCGCTCTCCGTCGGCACGCCGGCCATCACATCCGACTTCGGAAGCATGGCCGAGATCGCCGCGCTCGGCGGGGCGCTCACCGTCGACCCCAGGTCCGACGTGTCGATCCGTGACGCGATGCGCCGCCTGCTCGCCGACGACGACCTGCGCGCCCGGCTGTCGGAGGCAGCGCTCGGCCGCCCGCGGAGGTCCTGGGACGAGTACGCGAAAGGTGTGTGGGCGCACCTTGGCACAGCGCCTACGACGTCCGACTCCGGTTCCTGA
- a CDS encoding ABC transporter permease has translation MGKTMVDPRDVRASALASEPLRPAGPRPGFVGGTVQSVKDIWTHRELLGLLTRREIKARYKDSALGLVWSLLKPIALLCVYWLAIGKFLEADRSIDDFSVYIFAGLTAWQLFSDIILAGTSSIVGNSGLIKKVYVPREVFPLSSIGSALFNFSLQLIILIGFTVIRGAFPTGTRWLYAALGLAVLVTWATTLVLVLSAVNVYLRDVQYLVEIALMLFMWVSPIVYAWSMVADRVPHWLAEVYLSNPMTQVVLSFQRTFWVRGDGSPMPTHLAARMGVTLVVSLVLLWVAQRTFARLQSNFAQEL, from the coding sequence ATGGGAAAGACAATGGTCGACCCGCGTGACGTTCGTGCGTCCGCGCTCGCATCCGAGCCCCTCCGCCCTGCCGGTCCCCGCCCCGGCTTCGTCGGTGGAACCGTTCAGTCCGTCAAGGACATCTGGACACACCGAGAGCTGCTCGGCCTGCTGACCCGGCGAGAGATCAAGGCGCGCTACAAGGACAGCGCGCTCGGCCTCGTCTGGAGCCTGTTGAAGCCGATCGCGCTGCTGTGCGTGTACTGGCTGGCCATCGGCAAGTTCCTCGAGGCCGACCGCAGCATCGACGACTTCTCCGTCTACATCTTCGCCGGCCTCACGGCCTGGCAGCTCTTCAGCGACATCATCCTCGCGGGGACAAGCTCGATCGTCGGCAACTCAGGCCTCATCAAGAAGGTGTACGTCCCGCGCGAGGTCTTCCCGCTGAGCTCGATCGGGTCCGCGCTGTTCAACTTCTCGCTCCAGCTGATCATCCTCATCGGCTTCACGGTCATTCGAGGCGCCTTCCCGACGGGCACGCGCTGGCTCTACGCAGCGCTGGGCCTTGCCGTGCTGGTCACCTGGGCGACGACGCTCGTGCTCGTGCTGTCCGCGGTGAACGTGTACCTGCGCGACGTGCAGTACCTCGTGGAGATCGCCCTGATGCTCTTCATGTGGGTGTCCCCCATCGTGTACGCGTGGAGCATGGTCGCCGACCGCGTACCGCACTGGCTGGCCGAGGTGTACCTGTCCAACCCGATGACGCAGGTCGTCCTGTCGTTCCAGCGCACGTTCTGGGTTCGCGGTGACGGCTCGCCGATGCCGACACACCTCGCCGCACGCATGGGTGTCACCCTCGTCGTCTCCCTCGTTCTCCTCTGGGTGGCGCAGCGCACGTTCGCGCGCCTCCAGAGCAACTTCGCCCAGGAGCTGTGA
- a CDS encoding ABC transporter ATP-binding protein, whose amino-acid sequence MSTPVICIDDLSKRFVIRKEKSLKERLVNFGRSELHKDDFWALRNVGLEIESGSTVGLVGPNGSGKSTLLKMVGGILQPTTGTVSVRGRLAALLELGAGFHPDLTGRENVYLNGSILGLSREQTEKYFDAIVDFSGIEKFIDTQVKFYSSGMYVRLAFAVAVHVDPDILLVDEVLAVGDEPFQRKCMDRIRQFQSEGRTILFVSHGLDQVAELCDRAVVLESGHVIADGEPRDALRVLRTEFDQIRAEDLARRAEGTSSTAASERITVEAVEVSDLDDVPLSDAGPVADLKVRVTVNVPTRTEGLVVGCGIDSALGVPIVGTNSKLVGVDLPPLEGRQQIVFTLSDLRLGEGNYSFHGAVVSHSGEELDRKRDAAPLHVSGDGRTSGFTWARPEVRVASAVGGPAR is encoded by the coding sequence ATGAGCACCCCCGTCATCTGCATCGACGATCTCTCCAAGCGCTTCGTCATCCGCAAGGAGAAGTCGCTCAAGGAGCGCCTGGTCAACTTCGGTCGGTCCGAGCTGCACAAGGACGACTTCTGGGCGCTGCGCAACGTCGGGCTCGAGATCGAGTCCGGGTCCACGGTCGGGCTCGTCGGGCCGAACGGCTCAGGCAAGTCGACGCTGCTGAAGATGGTCGGCGGCATCCTGCAGCCGACCACGGGCACCGTCAGCGTCCGAGGGCGGCTCGCCGCTCTTCTCGAGCTCGGCGCCGGCTTCCACCCCGACCTGACGGGCCGCGAGAACGTCTACCTCAACGGGTCCATCCTCGGCCTCTCGCGCGAACAGACGGAGAAGTACTTCGACGCGATCGTCGACTTCTCGGGGATCGAGAAGTTCATCGACACCCAGGTCAAGTTCTACTCGTCAGGCATGTACGTGCGGCTCGCGTTCGCCGTTGCCGTCCACGTCGACCCGGACATCCTCCTCGTCGACGAGGTCCTCGCCGTCGGTGACGAGCCGTTCCAGCGCAAGTGCATGGACCGGATCCGGCAGTTCCAGTCCGAGGGCCGCACGATCCTGTTCGTCAGCCACGGACTGGACCAGGTCGCGGAACTCTGCGACCGCGCCGTCGTGCTGGAGTCCGGTCACGTGATCGCGGACGGAGAGCCACGCGACGCGCTTCGGGTCCTGCGGACGGAGTTCGACCAGATCCGTGCCGAGGATCTCGCCCGGCGCGCCGAAGGGACGTCGTCCACGGCCGCGAGCGAGCGGATCACCGTCGAGGCCGTCGAGGTGTCCGACCTCGACGACGTGCCCCTCTCGGACGCCGGTCCCGTCGCCGACCTGAAGGTTCGCGTCACGGTCAACGTGCCCACGCGAACCGAGGGCCTCGTCGTCGGTTGCGGCATCGACAGCGCGCTCGGCGTCCCCATCGTGGGCACCAACTCCAAGCTGGTGGGGGTCGACCTCCCCCCTCTTGAGGGCCGCCAGCAGATCGTGTTCACGCTGTCCGACCTCCGGCTGGGCGAAGGCAACTACTCGTTCCACGGGGCCGTCGTCAGCCACTCCGGTGAGGAGCTCGACCGCAAGCGAGACGCGGCGCCTCTTCACGTGTCCGGCGATGGCCGCACCAGCGGGTTCACCTGGGCACGGCCCGAGGTGCGCGTCGCCAGCGCCGTCGGTGGTCCGGCTCGCTGA
- a CDS encoding DUF4214 domain-containing protein → MRRTNTAGAIATALVGALVLAALPGLPGEPRADAAPLRTATSASQFDAGNIIADGVFYAPSTMDAGQVQAFLNQQGAGCVAGEQPCLKDYRTATPSMAAEAGLCGAYSGSGSQSAAEIITNVGRACGINQQVLLVLLQKETSLVTKTRPTTSNYNRATGFGCPDTGPNHTANCDAAYYGFFNQLYRAARQYLRYRNNPTGYGYQAGRVNSILYNPNTACGSAQVYIQNQATAGLYNYTPYVPNAAALANFYGTGDSCSSYGNRNFFRIFSDWFGDPRGSEAPIVKKLYADLLGREVDPSGLATWTNDLRAGRSQSELVRTLTSSTEYRTLRVVQAYREVLRREPDPHYVDWVRWIQEGVYTVDEVQFVFYRTEEFYLQGGANPTDYVKHMYRVMLNREASAWEIAYWTDQIAHYGVVPATAGVWFSLEAAMIRAGKYYQTFLGRAPDPVGLDQWAHVMLASGEGAVREGIAGSVEYRNLAIRDYS, encoded by the coding sequence GTGAGGCGAACGAACACGGCCGGCGCTATCGCGACGGCGCTGGTCGGTGCGCTCGTGCTCGCGGCTCTCCCCGGTCTGCCAGGCGAGCCCCGCGCGGATGCGGCGCCGCTGCGCACGGCCACGAGCGCAAGCCAGTTCGACGCGGGCAACATCATCGCCGACGGCGTCTTCTACGCCCCGAGCACGATGGACGCCGGGCAGGTCCAGGCGTTCCTGAACCAGCAGGGCGCAGGATGCGTGGCGGGCGAGCAGCCGTGTCTCAAGGACTACCGGACCGCGACACCGTCGATGGCGGCGGAGGCGGGCCTCTGCGGCGCGTACTCGGGCTCGGGCAGCCAGTCGGCCGCCGAGATCATCACGAACGTGGGCCGGGCGTGCGGCATCAACCAGCAGGTGCTCCTGGTCCTGCTGCAGAAGGAGACGTCGCTCGTCACCAAGACGCGCCCGACGACGTCGAACTACAACCGGGCGACCGGCTTCGGGTGCCCGGACACGGGGCCCAACCACACGGCGAACTGCGACGCGGCGTACTACGGGTTCTTCAACCAGCTGTACCGCGCGGCACGTCAGTACCTGCGCTACCGCAACAACCCGACGGGCTACGGCTATCAGGCGGGCCGCGTCAACTCGATCCTCTACAACCCCAACACGGCCTGCGGTTCTGCCCAGGTCTACATCCAGAACCAGGCCACCGCGGGGCTGTACAACTACACCCCGTACGTTCCCAACGCTGCCGCGCTGGCGAACTTCTACGGTACGGGTGACAGCTGCTCCTCGTACGGCAACCGAAACTTCTTCAGGATCTTCAGCGACTGGTTCGGCGACCCGCGAGGATCCGAGGCGCCCATTGTCAAGAAGCTGTACGCGGACCTGCTGGGAAGGGAGGTCGACCCGTCAGGTTTGGCAACGTGGACGAACGACCTGCGTGCCGGCCGTTCGCAGAGTGAGCTTGTGCGGACGTTGACGAGTTCGACGGAGTATCGGACGCTGCGGGTGGTTCAGGCGTATCGCGAGGTTCTTCGGAGGGAGCCTGACCCGCACTATGTGGACTGGGTGAGGTGGATCCAGGAGGGCGTGTACACGGTCGACGAGGTTCAGTTCGTCTTCTATCGCACCGAGGAGTTTTATCTCCAGGGTGGCGCCAACCCGACGGATTATGTCAAGCACATGTACCGCGTCATGCTGAATCGTGAGGCTTCGGCGTGGGAGATTGCGTACTGGACCGACCAGATCGCGCACTACGGCGTCGTTCCCGCGACGGCCGGGGTGTGGTTCTCGCTCGAGGCCGCGATGATTCGTGCCGGAAAGTACTACCAGACGTTCCTCGGCCGGGCGCCCGACCCGGTCGGGCTTGACCAGTGGGCGCATGTGATGCTCGCGAGCGGTGAAGGGGCCGTCCGGGAAGGAATCGCGGGATCGGTCGAGTACCGCAACCTCGCGATTCGCGACTACTCCTGA
- a CDS encoding DUF4214 domain-containing protein, giving the protein MVVLALTFTGCAPGEVSGSGDRWILGRPVAGVSAALAYQAPEEAPTITEIPLEVPDDVAAVLDGEQPESPTPTPGASGPVDIVPDVLSAEPEAEVEVPDAGAALQLDTVDESSRVAGAAVVPDSTFQTVAVTWPLDAQATPELQARVRSSIDGEWGEWFALEADDHAPDAGTPDEQQETRAGTESVHVGEADAVQVATVGPADGSPLAPDVQLTLIGSPEPTVIDGARARDAVNRSAEPGAATSAVFTTERSVQQAAARPAVVTRAQWGAAPPTCSMPNAARLVGGVVHHTAGSNNYATQAAAMTQIRNDQAYHIKTRGWCDLGYNFVVDKWGNIYEGRAGSMDAAVIGVHAGGFNTGTVGVSVLGTFSTVAMPQEAVYAVGRILGWKLGLAGVNPAGSISYTTGGGENSRYPAGSTVNLRTIFGHRDVAYTECPGNVGYTQLEAIRAVAAANLGSTVSPEEAAALVRALYQDLLGRDVDPSGLATWTDLLMSGRSQSELVRTLTSSTEYRTLRVVQAYREVLRREPDPHYVDWVRWIQEGVYTVDEVQFVFYRTEEFYLQGGANPTDYVKHMYRVMLNREASAWEIAYWTDQIAHYGVVPATAGVWFSLEAAMIRAGKYYQTFLDRAPDPVGLDDWAHVMLASGEGAVREGIAGSVEYRNLALSHSGA; this is encoded by the coding sequence ATGGTCGTTCTCGCTCTCACGTTCACCGGGTGCGCCCCGGGCGAGGTTTCAGGCAGCGGCGACCGCTGGATCCTGGGCCGGCCGGTGGCCGGCGTCTCTGCGGCGCTCGCTTACCAGGCTCCTGAAGAAGCCCCCACCATCACCGAGATCCCGCTCGAGGTGCCCGACGACGTCGCGGCCGTGCTCGACGGCGAGCAGCCGGAGAGCCCGACGCCGACGCCAGGAGCGAGCGGACCCGTCGACATCGTGCCCGACGTGCTGTCCGCCGAGCCGGAGGCAGAGGTCGAGGTGCCGGACGCCGGAGCGGCGCTCCAGCTCGACACGGTCGACGAGAGCTCGCGTGTGGCCGGGGCGGCGGTGGTCCCCGACTCGACGTTCCAGACCGTCGCGGTGACCTGGCCCCTGGACGCTCAGGCCACGCCAGAGCTCCAGGCACGCGTGCGCAGCAGCATCGACGGCGAGTGGGGTGAGTGGTTCGCCCTGGAGGCTGACGACCACGCCCCGGACGCGGGCACCCCCGACGAGCAGCAGGAGACGCGCGCGGGAACCGAGTCGGTGCACGTCGGCGAGGCCGACGCCGTTCAGGTCGCGACGGTCGGGCCCGCCGACGGGTCGCCCTTGGCTCCCGACGTCCAGCTCACCCTCATCGGCTCGCCCGAGCCGACCGTGATCGACGGCGCTCGCGCGCGTGACGCCGTCAACCGTTCGGCCGAGCCGGGGGCCGCCACCTCCGCGGTGTTCACCACGGAGCGATCGGTGCAGCAGGCGGCGGCGCGTCCGGCGGTGGTCACGCGGGCCCAGTGGGGCGCCGCCCCACCGACATGCTCCATGCCCAACGCTGCCCGCCTCGTCGGCGGCGTCGTCCACCACACGGCAGGGTCGAACAACTACGCGACGCAGGCCGCTGCCATGACGCAGATTCGCAACGACCAGGCGTACCACATCAAGACCCGCGGGTGGTGCGACCTCGGGTACAACTTCGTCGTCGACAAGTGGGGCAACATCTACGAGGGCCGCGCGGGCAGCATGGACGCCGCCGTCATCGGCGTGCACGCGGGCGGGTTCAACACCGGGACCGTGGGTGTGTCCGTGCTGGGGACGTTCTCGACGGTTGCGATGCCGCAGGAGGCCGTCTACGCCGTCGGGAGGATCCTCGGGTGGAAACTCGGGCTCGCCGGGGTCAACCCGGCCGGGTCGATCTCGTACACGACCGGTGGCGGCGAGAACTCGCGCTATCCCGCCGGGTCGACCGTGAACCTGCGGACGATCTTCGGACACCGCGACGTCGCGTACACGGAGTGCCCGGGGAACGTGGGGTACACGCAGCTGGAGGCGATCCGGGCGGTCGCGGCGGCCAACCTGGGCTCGACGGTCTCGCCGGAGGAGGCCGCGGCGTTGGTCCGAGCGCTCTATCAGGACCTGCTCGGACGGGACGTCGATCCCTCGGGCCTGGCAACGTGGACGGACCTGCTCATGAGCGGCCGTTCGCAGAGTGAGCTTGTGCGGACGTTGACGAGTTCGACGGAGTATCGGACGCTGCGGGTGGTTCAGGCGTATCGCGAGGTTCTTCGGAGGGAGCCTGACCCGCACTATGTGGACTGGGTGAGGTGGATCCAGGAGGGCGTGTACACGGTCGACGAGGTTCAGTTCGTCTTCTATCGCACCGAGGAGTTTTATCTCCAGGGTGGCGCCAACCCGACGGATTATGTCAAGCACATGTACCGCGTCATGCTGAATCGTGAGGCTTCGGCGTGGGAGATTGCGTACTGGACCGACCAGATCGCGCACTACGGCGTCGTTCCCGCGACGGCCGGGGTGTGGTTCTCGCTCGAGGCTGCGATGATTCGTGCCGGAAAGTACTACCAGACGTTCCTGGACCGGGCGCCCGACCCGGTCGGGCTTGACGACTGGGCGCATGTGATGCTCGCGAGCGGTGAAGGGGCTGTCCGGGAAGGAATCGCGGGATCGGTCGAGTACCGCAACCTCGCGCTGTCCCACTCCGGAGCGTAG